In Amycolatopsis coloradensis, one genomic interval encodes:
- a CDS encoding tetratricopeptide repeat protein: MLAGIRPAQPDTRQEIVYRGSVPSRAEPLGARIRRLRRARGLTQRELAEPRYDRGFLAKVESGRRLPSDDVLSHLARRLGLTADELRFDRPPGAAAELTDALEAAYRELQQGGLEAAEREFTRVEHRAAEYRLPDVQCHARFHLGEVQWQRYDIPLADRGFAHAMELADAASPRLRAMIVNRLATCRALSGDLGASVALVENALADLRAPGTSDPDAELALVTALIHPLIEMGALRRARRAADEGRRVLPSAHRADIAARYHRQAAQLWQAIGLVDRAEKDLSRALHLFTSLGYDRDAARCRWARGFLWRRLGKLDEAHAELRLARDLLAKAGSREGVLGATIELADVRRRQGKLDEAAELAEGIRPLLDRSPDIEARAEVLRLLGLIARARGDLSEATALLEEAATAQEKSELRGALVATSLHLGDTLRARGLIEKAAEAYRRGVRAAAMSDFGPTG, translated from the coding sequence ATGTTGGCGGGTATCCGCCCAGCTCAGCCGGATACCCGTCAGGAAATCGTCTACCGTGGATCGGTGCCGTCCAGGGCAGAACCACTCGGCGCGCGGATCCGGCGGTTGCGCCGGGCACGCGGGCTGACTCAGCGTGAGCTCGCCGAGCCGCGCTACGACCGCGGCTTCCTCGCCAAGGTCGAGTCGGGCCGCCGTCTGCCCTCGGACGACGTGCTCTCCCACCTCGCGCGACGGCTCGGCCTCACCGCGGACGAACTCCGCTTCGACCGGCCACCGGGCGCCGCCGCGGAACTCACCGACGCGCTCGAGGCCGCGTACCGCGAGTTGCAGCAAGGCGGACTCGAAGCCGCCGAACGCGAGTTCACCCGGGTGGAACACCGAGCGGCGGAGTACCGGCTGCCGGACGTCCAATGCCACGCGCGCTTCCATCTCGGCGAAGTCCAGTGGCAGCGCTACGACATCCCGTTGGCGGACAGGGGCTTCGCGCACGCCATGGAACTCGCCGACGCGGCGTCGCCCCGGCTGCGCGCGATGATCGTCAACCGCCTCGCCACCTGCCGCGCGCTTTCGGGTGATCTGGGCGCTTCGGTCGCGCTCGTGGAAAACGCGCTCGCCGATCTCCGCGCCCCCGGCACGAGCGATCCCGACGCCGAGCTGGCGTTGGTGACCGCGTTGATCCATCCGCTGATCGAAATGGGCGCGCTCCGCCGCGCCCGTCGTGCCGCCGATGAAGGCCGGCGCGTCCTCCCTTCCGCTCACCGTGCGGACATCGCCGCGCGCTATCACCGGCAGGCCGCGCAACTGTGGCAGGCGATCGGCCTGGTCGACCGCGCGGAGAAGGACCTTTCGCGGGCACTGCACCTGTTCACCTCCCTCGGCTACGACCGCGACGCCGCCCGGTGCCGCTGGGCCCGCGGCTTCCTGTGGCGGCGACTGGGCAAACTCGACGAGGCGCACGCCGAACTGCGGCTCGCGCGCGATCTCCTCGCCAAGGCGGGATCGCGGGAAGGTGTGCTCGGCGCGACCATCGAACTCGCCGATGTCCGCCGCCGCCAAGGGAAGCTCGACGAGGCCGCCGAACTCGCCGAAGGGATCCGCCCGCTTCTGGATCGATCCCCCGATATCGAGGCCAGAGCCGAGGTTCTCCGGTTACTGGGACTCATCGCCCGCGCGCGCGGCGACCTGTCCGAGGCGACCGCGCTACTCGAAGAAGCCGCCACCGCACAGGAAAAGTCCGAACTGCGCGGCGCGCTCGTCGCCACCTCACTGCATCTGGGTGACACCTTGCGCGCCCGCGGATTAATCGAAAAGGCCGCGGAGGCCTATCGGCGCGGTGTACGCGCGGCCGCTATGTCCGATTTCGGGCCGACCGGCTGA
- a CDS encoding M4 family metallopeptidase, translating to MTIQRGLRTGLAAVAGLALSMTFPVTPANATTATIQPASPDAVAASAADRAAATGVDQLRKGAQEDFRRVGLTPGGGGLFYAAYERTYRGLPVVGGDAVVVADGAGRVRGTSAAETAAISVDTKAKVSAAKATEVARGQLSKVDSVAAPKLVVLAGNSPKLAYEVVVAGTKAANPSNLHVFVDGVTGAVLETRDDVKMSNFPAAAPKATSNDVSTLGAGNSYYVGNVTIDTTNSGGTYTMRDPQRTNISCARQNGSPYSGPDDNWGNGSGTDLETACVDALFGVQTEWKMLGEWLGRNGINGSGGGFPAYVGLNQANAYWNGSSTTYGRSQDSQRQATPMDVVAHEYGHAIFQTTPGGAGSGNENGGLNESTGDIFGAVTEHYANNAKDVPDYDVGEGVNLVGRGPIRYMNQPSRISGNPDCYSSSIPNTEVHAAAGPQNHWFYLLAEGTAPVGKPASPTCNNTSITGIGIQKAAKIFYNGLLKKTSSWNHRAARKATLEAALALYPGSCTEFNTTKAAWNAISVPAATGEPASCTPQGDDFSVGVTPAAGSVKPGESATVTVNTATTNGAAQTVSLSASGLPAGATATFNPASVQSGGSSTLTIATSASTPNGTSTITVTGDGTSVDRTAQYTLTVGDVSVRTFTNGTDFALNDYATVNSPITSSATGAATSPVKVSITGTHTCSEDLRISLKAPDGSTYSVKPTGSLPCTDLGTRTYSVPVTNEAASGTWTLVLYDAYAQDTGTLDSWTITV from the coding sequence ATGACCATTCAGCGAGGGCTCAGAACAGGGTTGGCGGCCGTCGCCGGCCTTGCCCTGAGCATGACGTTCCCGGTGACCCCGGCGAACGCGACCACCGCCACCATCCAGCCCGCGAGCCCCGACGCCGTGGCCGCGAGCGCGGCCGACCGGGCCGCCGCGACCGGTGTAGACCAGCTGCGGAAGGGGGCGCAGGAAGACTTCCGCCGCGTCGGGCTGACCCCCGGCGGCGGAGGACTCTTCTACGCCGCTTACGAACGAACCTACCGTGGCCTGCCGGTCGTCGGCGGGGACGCGGTGGTGGTCGCCGACGGCGCCGGGCGCGTCCGCGGCACCAGCGCCGCGGAGACCGCGGCGATCTCGGTGGACACGAAGGCCAAGGTCTCCGCGGCGAAGGCGACCGAGGTCGCCCGCGGCCAGCTGTCCAAAGTAGACAGTGTCGCCGCGCCGAAGCTCGTCGTACTGGCGGGGAACTCCCCCAAGCTCGCCTACGAGGTCGTCGTCGCCGGTACCAAGGCGGCGAACCCGAGCAACCTGCACGTCTTCGTGGACGGCGTCACCGGCGCGGTGCTCGAAACCCGTGACGACGTCAAGATGTCCAACTTCCCCGCCGCCGCGCCGAAGGCGACGTCGAACGACGTCAGCACGCTGGGCGCCGGGAACAGCTACTACGTCGGCAACGTCACCATCGACACGACGAACTCCGGCGGCACGTACACGATGCGCGACCCGCAGCGCACCAACATCAGCTGCGCCCGCCAGAACGGCTCGCCCTACAGCGGACCGGACGACAACTGGGGCAACGGTTCCGGCACCGATCTGGAAACCGCCTGTGTCGACGCGCTCTTCGGCGTGCAGACCGAGTGGAAGATGCTGGGCGAATGGCTCGGCCGCAACGGCATCAACGGCAGCGGCGGCGGCTTCCCCGCCTACGTCGGCCTCAACCAGGCCAACGCCTACTGGAACGGTTCTTCGACCACCTACGGCCGCTCGCAGGACAGCCAGCGCCAGGCCACCCCGATGGACGTCGTCGCGCACGAGTACGGCCACGCCATCTTCCAGACCACGCCGGGCGGCGCGGGCAGCGGCAACGAGAACGGCGGCCTCAACGAGTCCACCGGTGACATCTTCGGCGCCGTCACCGAGCACTACGCCAACAACGCCAAGGACGTCCCCGACTACGACGTCGGCGAGGGCGTGAACCTGGTCGGCCGCGGCCCGATCCGCTACATGAACCAGCCGAGCAGGATCTCCGGCAACCCCGACTGCTACTCGTCGTCCATCCCGAACACCGAGGTGCACGCCGCCGCGGGCCCGCAGAACCACTGGTTCTACCTGCTCGCCGAGGGCACCGCGCCGGTCGGCAAGCCGGCCAGCCCGACCTGCAACAACACCTCGATCACCGGGATCGGCATCCAGAAGGCCGCGAAGATCTTCTACAACGGCCTGCTGAAGAAGACCTCCAGCTGGAACCACCGCGCGGCCCGCAAGGCCACCCTGGAAGCGGCGCTCGCGCTGTACCCGGGTTCCTGTACCGAGTTCAACACCACCAAGGCGGCGTGGAACGCCATCAGCGTTCCCGCGGCGACCGGTGAACCGGCCTCGTGCACCCCGCAGGGTGACGACTTCTCGGTCGGCGTCACCCCGGCGGCCGGTTCCGTCAAGCCGGGCGAGTCGGCCACGGTCACGGTGAACACCGCGACCACCAACGGTGCGGCGCAAACGGTTTCGCTGAGCGCCAGCGGTCTTCCCGCCGGGGCGACCGCGACGTTCAACCCCGCTTCGGTGCAGTCCGGCGGCTCCTCGACGCTCACCATCGCGACGTCGGCGAGCACCCCCAACGGCACCAGCACCATCACGGTGACCGGTGACGGGACCTCGGTGGACCGCACGGCGCAGTACACGCTCACCGTCGGCGACGTCAGCGTGCGCACGTTCACCAACGGCACCGACTTCGCGCTGAACGACTACGCGACGGTCAACAGCCCGATCACGTCCAGTGCGACAGGTGCGGCGACCTCGCCGGTGAAGGTGTCGATCACCGGGACGCACACCTGCTCCGAGGATCTCCGGATCAGCCTGAAGGCTCCCGACGGCAGCACGTACTCGGTCAAACCCACCGGTTCCCTGCCCTGTACGGATCTCGGCACCAGGACGTACTCGGTCCCCGTGACCAACGAGGCCGCTTCCGGCACTTGGACGCTCGTGCTCTACGACGCCTACGCGCAGGACACCGGCACGCTCGACAGCTGGACCATCACCGTCTGA
- a CDS encoding chitinase, which produces MFGRVSRLLAITGAAVLAVTTLVALGSAQASPDAEVCAVKSKPAGKVLQGYWENWDGASNGVHPPMGWIPITDARIKANGYNVINAAFPVILSDGTAKWEDGMDATVKVATPSEMCAAKDAGATILMSIGGATAGIDLNSATVADKFIATIVPILKKYNFDGIDIDIETGLTGSGNINTLSASQKNLIRIIDGVLAAMPPNFGLTMAPETAYVTGGSVVYGSIWGAYLPIIKKYADNGRLWWLNMQYYNGSMYGCSGDSYQAGTVQGFVAQTNCLDKGLVIQGQTIRVPYDKQAPGLPAQAGAGGGYMSPSLVSQAYRSIPALKGLMTWSINWDGSRNWTFGQNVKSLQGR; this is translated from the coding sequence ATGTTCGGTCGCGTCTCACGGCTGCTCGCAATCACCGGCGCGGCGGTACTCGCCGTCACCACACTCGTCGCCTTGGGCTCGGCGCAGGCGTCTCCCGATGCCGAGGTCTGCGCGGTCAAATCGAAGCCCGCGGGCAAGGTCCTGCAAGGTTATTGGGAGAACTGGGACGGCGCCTCGAACGGCGTCCATCCGCCGATGGGCTGGATCCCGATCACCGACGCCCGGATCAAGGCCAATGGGTACAACGTGATCAACGCGGCCTTTCCGGTCATCCTGTCCGACGGAACGGCCAAATGGGAGGATGGGATGGACGCGACTGTGAAGGTCGCGACCCCGTCCGAAATGTGCGCCGCGAAGGACGCCGGCGCGACCATCCTGATGTCCATCGGCGGCGCCACCGCGGGGATCGACCTGAATTCGGCCACCGTGGCGGACAAATTCATCGCGACCATCGTGCCGATCCTGAAGAAGTACAACTTCGACGGGATCGACATCGACATCGAAACCGGCCTCACCGGCAGCGGGAACATCAATACGCTTTCCGCTTCGCAGAAGAACCTCATCCGCATCATCGACGGCGTCCTCGCGGCGATGCCGCCGAACTTCGGGCTCACCATGGCGCCCGAGACGGCGTACGTCACCGGCGGCAGCGTCGTCTACGGCTCGATCTGGGGCGCGTACCTGCCGATCATCAAGAAGTACGCGGACAACGGCAGGCTGTGGTGGCTGAACATGCAGTACTACAACGGAAGCATGTACGGCTGCTCCGGTGATTCGTACCAGGCCGGGACGGTCCAGGGCTTCGTCGCGCAGACCAACTGCCTCGACAAGGGCCTGGTGATCCAGGGCCAGACGATCCGCGTGCCCTACGACAAGCAGGCTCCGGGCTTGCCCGCGCAGGCCGGCGCCGGCGGTGGCTACATGTCGCCGAGCCTGGTTTCCCAGGCGTACCGCAGCATTCCGGCACTGAAGGGCCTGATGACCTGGTCGATCAACTGGGACGGTTCACGGAACTGGACATTCGGGCAGAACGTGAAATCCCTGCAGGGGCGCTGA
- a CDS encoding helix-turn-helix transcriptional regulator encodes MDEEVGGRLRRLRAERGLTQRELAEPHYTAAYVSSVETGARTPSGDAMRHFAARLGVDTGELLGVTSPRDDVRLDLDIAAAAADFLAGTGSAPKMRRLVRRAEKIGRHRQAGLAWMWLARFTEGDARARPVAAAEAALAGDIPPYRELAAALRANVLIGRGEPHHAMHLLRTALDASLVRHPHPVLLLTLHAYLADGQLRLGETAKAAHHAEEALRLARGSEEILAELAGNQRRLAESYLGEGRLADAVAAVSALHDLLHERALRPVLARCLFARALNRRADDLEGALADLRASRAAAPDHTVTLELADVCRELGRLGDAAALLSEATEAIPEDSPLSASLTFQQGSLALARGDLEAAEAGFAHAIDVAALHDTRGVLAASIDKAGELLRDQGRFEEAADLLRHGLLLLGAEEDVSQ; translated from the coding sequence ATGGACGAGGAGGTCGGCGGACGGCTACGGCGGCTCCGCGCCGAACGCGGCCTCACCCAGCGCGAACTCGCCGAACCGCACTACACCGCCGCGTACGTCTCGTCCGTCGAGACGGGCGCACGGACACCCTCCGGTGACGCGATGCGCCATTTCGCCGCGCGGCTCGGCGTGGACACCGGCGAACTCCTCGGCGTGACGTCGCCCCGCGACGACGTCCGGCTCGATCTGGACATCGCGGCGGCCGCGGCGGATTTCCTGGCGGGGACCGGTTCGGCGCCGAAGATGCGGCGCCTGGTCCGGCGGGCCGAGAAGATCGGCCGTCACCGCCAGGCCGGACTCGCCTGGATGTGGCTCGCGCGGTTCACCGAGGGCGACGCCAGGGCACGGCCGGTGGCCGCCGCCGAAGCCGCGCTCGCCGGCGACATTCCGCCGTACCGCGAACTGGCCGCCGCGCTGCGGGCGAACGTCCTGATCGGCCGGGGCGAGCCGCATCACGCGATGCACCTGCTCCGGACGGCGCTCGACGCGAGCCTCGTCCGCCATCCGCATCCGGTGCTCCTGCTGACCCTGCACGCGTACCTCGCCGACGGGCAGCTCCGCCTCGGCGAGACCGCCAAGGCCGCGCATCACGCGGAAGAGGCACTTCGGCTCGCTCGCGGCAGCGAGGAGATTCTGGCCGAACTCGCCGGGAACCAGCGACGGCTGGCCGAGTCCTATCTCGGCGAAGGACGGCTGGCCGACGCCGTCGCCGCCGTGTCGGCGCTGCACGATCTGCTCCACGAACGCGCCCTGCGGCCGGTGCTGGCCCGGTGCCTGTTCGCGCGAGCCCTGAACCGGCGTGCCGACGATCTCGAAGGCGCTCTGGCGGACCTTCGCGCGTCACGCGCGGCCGCACCCGATCACACCGTCACGCTGGAACTCGCCGACGTCTGCCGCGAACTCGGTCGTCTCGGCGACGCCGCCGCGCTACTCTCCGAAGCAACCGAAGCCATCCCTGAGGACTCGCCGCTGTCAGCCTCACTCACGTTCCAGCAGGGCTCACTGGCCCTGGCCCGTGGAGACCTCGAAGCAGCCGAAGCAGGCTTCGCGCATGCCATCGACGTAGCCGCCCTCCACGACACTCGCGGCGTCTTGGCCGCTTCAATCGACAAAGCGGGAGAGCTCCTGCGCGATCAGGGGCGTTTCGAAGAGGCCGCGGACCTACTGCGGCATGGACTGCTCCTTCTCGGAGCCGAGGAGGACGTTTCCCAGTGA
- a CDS encoding aminoglycoside phosphotransferase family protein: protein MTEVDLEDIRARLVSRFGADADGWLAGVPALAAKLASRWDFELGELFESGASSVVLRCRWSDGTPSVLKLSPDGALLTKQLEMLRVLAPSGRVPAVLAADADAGAMVLEEIQPGTPAEDLPLPTLPERWGDLLSALHSVAPPADWPWSLRGRFEESFDRIGKRITEPAIAARIGPETWRLAIERCEKLLDTQAGVVLLHGDLHLGNALDGGSRGLIAIDPKACVGDPCFDAVDYVVSGAGHEGVEARCHTVANACGLDGDRLYAWSRVVAPMFAISHLTYGGPEQALDELLALTS from the coding sequence GTGACCGAGGTGGACTTGGAAGACATCAGAGCTCGTTTGGTGAGCCGATTCGGCGCCGACGCCGACGGATGGCTCGCCGGGGTCCCCGCACTCGCCGCGAAGCTGGCCTCTCGATGGGACTTCGAGCTCGGCGAGCTGTTCGAGAGCGGCGCCTCGTCCGTCGTCCTGCGCTGCCGTTGGTCCGATGGGACGCCGTCGGTGCTCAAACTCAGCCCGGACGGGGCGCTGCTGACCAAACAGCTCGAAATGCTGCGGGTGCTCGCGCCGTCGGGCCGGGTGCCCGCCGTCCTCGCCGCCGACGCGGACGCCGGTGCGATGGTGCTGGAAGAGATCCAGCCGGGCACCCCGGCCGAGGACCTGCCGCTGCCGACCCTGCCGGAACGTTGGGGAGACCTGCTCAGCGCGCTGCATTCCGTCGCCCCGCCGGCGGACTGGCCGTGGAGCCTGCGCGGCCGGTTCGAGGAGTCCTTCGACCGGATCGGCAAGCGGATCACCGAACCGGCCATCGCCGCCAGGATCGGCCCGGAAACCTGGCGGCTGGCGATCGAGCGCTGCGAGAAGTTGCTGGACACCCAGGCCGGCGTCGTGTTGCTCCACGGCGATCTGCATCTCGGCAACGCCTTGGACGGCGGCTCGCGCGGCCTGATCGCGATCGATCCGAAGGCGTGCGTGGGTGATCCGTGCTTCGACGCCGTCGACTACGTGGTGAGCGGCGCCGGGCACGAAGGCGTCGAGGCCCGTTGCCATACGGTGGCGAACGCCTGCGGGCTCGACGGGGACAGGTTGTACGCCTGGAGCCGGGTGGTCGCCCCCATGTTCGCCATCTCGCACCTGACCTATGGCGGCCCGGAGCAGGCGCTCGACGAGTTGCTCGCCCTGACTAGCTGA
- the dapE gene encoding succinyl-diaminopimelate desuccinylase, whose translation MPSLDLHADPVALTAALVDIFSVSEQEKVIADTVQAALQAQAPHLEVIRNGDAVLARTNLGRPSRVLLAGHLDTVPVNENLPVRREGTGDDEILHGLGTVDMKSGDAVFLHLAAALREPRHDITFVFYDCEEIEATKNGLGRIERELPEWLRADLAILGEPSNGGIEGGCQGTMRIEIRVDGVRAHTARGWMGVNAIHGLAEPLRRLAEYTPRVVDIDGLTYREGLQATKIGGGVAGNVVPDEAVLTINHRFAPDRSPEDAEAHLREVFEGYDVKIVDLSPGALPGLSAPAAAELVAAAGGKAVAKLGWTDVARFAALGIPAVNFGPGDPTLAHTRQENVRAGEIRQVAAVLREFLS comes from the coding sequence ATGCCTTCGCTCGACTTGCACGCCGATCCCGTCGCCCTCACCGCCGCGCTGGTGGACATCTTCAGCGTCTCGGAGCAGGAGAAGGTGATCGCGGACACCGTGCAGGCCGCGCTCCAGGCGCAGGCGCCGCATCTCGAGGTGATCCGCAACGGCGACGCGGTCCTCGCCCGCACGAACCTCGGCCGCCCTTCGCGGGTGCTGCTGGCCGGGCATCTCGACACCGTTCCGGTCAACGAGAACCTGCCCGTGCGCCGCGAGGGGACCGGTGACGACGAGATCCTGCACGGTCTCGGCACCGTCGACATGAAGAGCGGTGACGCCGTCTTCCTGCACCTCGCCGCCGCGCTCCGGGAGCCGAGGCACGACATCACCTTCGTGTTCTACGACTGCGAAGAGATCGAAGCGACGAAGAACGGTCTCGGGCGCATCGAGCGTGAGCTGCCCGAGTGGCTGCGAGCCGACCTCGCGATCCTCGGCGAGCCGTCGAACGGCGGGATCGAAGGCGGTTGCCAGGGCACGATGCGGATCGAGATCCGCGTCGACGGCGTCCGGGCGCACACCGCGCGCGGCTGGATGGGCGTCAACGCGATCCACGGTCTCGCCGAACCGCTGCGCAGGCTGGCCGAGTACACGCCGCGGGTGGTCGACATCGACGGCCTGACCTACCGGGAAGGGTTGCAGGCCACGAAGATCGGCGGCGGCGTCGCGGGCAACGTCGTCCCGGACGAAGCCGTGCTCACGATCAACCACCGCTTCGCTCCCGACCGCTCCCCGGAGGATGCCGAGGCGCACCTTCGCGAGGTCTTCGAGGGCTACGACGTCAAGATCGTCGACTTGTCGCCAGGGGCATTGCCCGGCCTGAGCGCTCCCGCGGCGGCCGAGCTGGTCGCCGCGGCCGGGGGCAAGGCGGTCGCGAAGCTGGGCTGGACCGACGTCGCGCGCTTCGCGGCACTCGGGATCCCGGCGGTGAACTTCGGTCCGGGCGACCCGACGCTGGCGCACACCCGCCAGGAGAACGTCCGAGCGGGCGAGATCCGGCAAGTGGCCGCGGTGCTGCGCGAATTCCTCAGCTAG
- the dapD gene encoding 2,3,4,5-tetrahydropyridine-2,6-dicarboxylate N-succinyltransferase, translating to MSEQTPDPETTGATGVGLATVTTDGTVLDTWFPLPKLTDGSDSKAGTVRLTAEEASEALGEAAAAQLGPDTDRGVEVVAVRTTIARLSDAPGDTHDVYLRLHLLSHRLVRPHGASLDGIFGLLANVVWTNHGPCPVEGFEATRLRLRARGNVTVYGVDKFPRMVDYVVPTGVRIADADRARLGAHLANGTTVMHEGFVNFNAGTLGASMVEGRISAGVVVGDGSDVGGGASIMGTLSGGGKETISIGERCLIGANGGVGISLGDDSVVEAGLYVTAGTKVTFEGKVVKALELSGISGAVFRRNSGTGAVEVVARTGVGIELNAALHAN from the coding sequence GTGAGCGAGCAGACCCCTGACCCCGAAACGACCGGCGCCACCGGCGTCGGACTGGCCACCGTCACGACCGACGGCACGGTACTGGACACCTGGTTCCCGCTGCCCAAGCTGACCGACGGCTCCGACAGCAAGGCCGGCACGGTGCGGCTGACCGCCGAAGAGGCCTCCGAAGCCCTCGGCGAGGCCGCGGCCGCCCAGCTCGGCCCGGACACCGATCGCGGTGTCGAGGTCGTCGCGGTCCGCACGACCATCGCCCGGCTGTCGGACGCCCCCGGCGACACGCACGACGTCTACCTGCGTCTTCACCTGCTGTCGCACCGTCTGGTCCGGCCGCACGGCGCGAGCCTCGACGGCATCTTCGGCCTGCTGGCGAACGTCGTGTGGACCAACCACGGACCGTGCCCCGTCGAGGGCTTCGAGGCGACCCGGCTGCGGCTGCGGGCGCGCGGCAACGTCACCGTCTACGGCGTGGACAAGTTCCCGCGGATGGTGGACTACGTCGTGCCGACCGGCGTCCGCATCGCCGACGCCGACCGCGCCCGCCTCGGCGCGCACCTGGCCAACGGCACCACGGTCATGCACGAGGGCTTCGTCAACTTCAACGCCGGCACACTCGGCGCCTCCATGGTCGAAGGCCGGATCTCGGCGGGCGTCGTGGTCGGCGACGGCTCCGACGTCGGCGGCGGCGCGTCGATCATGGGCACGCTGTCCGGTGGCGGCAAGGAGACCATCTCGATCGGCGAGCGCTGCCTGATCGGCGCGAACGGCGGCGTCGGCATCTCGCTCGGCGACGACTCGGTCGTCGAAGCGGGCCTGTACGTCACGGCCGGCACGAAGGTGACCTTCGAGGGCAAGGTCGTGAAGGCGCTGGAGCTGTCCGGCATCTCGGGCGCGGTGTTCCGGCGGAACTCCGGGACCGGCGCCGTCGAGGTCGTCGCGCGCACCGGCGTCGGCATCGAGCTGAACGCGGCCCTGCACGCCAACTGA
- a CDS encoding CHAD domain-containing protein: MTAETLPRKNAPSTTPAALGLGDRPAKAGPGDPAATHVRVKLDVEIRALLAHEPGTKSGADPEDLHQMRVALRRMRSVLKLSGRLVGPDSEPVRAELGWLGQSLGDVRDYDVLIGHLREVVAEFEVRDQPAARRLVSKFVTERGVAKRRLTRALASPRYASMLQDIGRLARQPAAEEPTAEAAPTSADLVVGLAKPHRKLAKAVKALPADPPDDDLHALRIYGKKLRYAAEMAKPAAKKKQAERIQRLIKATKNFQTVLGDHQDACVAADRMRGVAAAVDSEVAFIAGRIAEKELLRRAEVRAVWRDVWTEVDQAAQAVTARM, from the coding sequence GTGACAGCCGAGACCCTGCCGCGCAAGAACGCCCCTTCGACCACTCCGGCCGCGCTCGGGCTCGGCGACCGTCCCGCGAAAGCCGGGCCTGGCGATCCGGCGGCCACCCACGTCCGGGTCAAACTCGACGTCGAGATCCGCGCGCTCCTCGCGCACGAGCCGGGCACCAAATCCGGCGCCGACCCCGAAGATCTGCACCAGATGCGGGTCGCGCTGCGCCGCATGCGAAGCGTCCTCAAGCTCTCCGGTCGCCTCGTCGGCCCGGACTCCGAGCCGGTGCGCGCCGAACTCGGCTGGCTCGGCCAGTCCCTCGGCGACGTCCGCGATTACGACGTCCTGATCGGGCATCTCCGTGAGGTCGTCGCCGAGTTCGAGGTGCGCGACCAGCCGGCCGCGCGCCGTCTGGTGTCGAAGTTCGTCACCGAGCGCGGCGTCGCGAAGCGGCGGCTCACCCGCGCGCTCGCCAGCCCCCGGTACGCCTCGATGCTGCAGGACATCGGCCGCCTCGCCCGGCAGCCCGCCGCCGAAGAACCCACTGCCGAGGCCGCCCCCACCTCGGCCGATCTCGTCGTCGGTCTCGCGAAGCCGCATCGAAAGCTCGCGAAGGCCGTGAAGGCTCTTCCCGCCGATCCTCCGGACGACGACCTTCACGCGCTTCGCATCTACGGCAAGAAACTCCGCTACGCCGCCGAGATGGCCAAGCCCGCCGCGAAGAAGAAGCAGGCGGAGCGGATCCAGCGGCTGATCAAGGCCACGAAGAACTTCCAGACCGTCCTCGGAGACCACCAGGACGCCTGCGTCGCCGCCGATCGGATGCGCGGCGTCGCAGCCGCCGTCGACTCCGAGGTCGCCTTCATCGCCGGCCGGATCGCGGAGAAGGAACTGCTGCGCCGCGCCGAGGTCCGTGCCGTGTGGCGCGACGTCTGGACCGAGGTCGACCAGGCCGCTCAGGCGGTGACCGCGCGGATGTAG